A genome region from Vibrio tapetis subsp. tapetis includes the following:
- the cobT gene encoding nicotinate-nucleotide--dimethylbenzimidazole phosphoribosyltransferase: MYPQLDTQFNETIQHIIDTKTKPVGSLGQLEKVAFQLALIQSQGKESATTSITLNKPTMLVFAGDHGIAAEGVSIAPSEVTQQMVMNFLAGGAAINCFCRVSDIELHVVDAGILAPLATPESFPLSDSYHEQRLGSGTANIAKQAAMTIDDVKQGLKYGANIVEHCVNQGSNFLMFGEMGIANTSSATALLSAVTQHPVAECVGVGTGITDEQLIKKTQLIEQGVERFLSLHDRANTEQALAELGGYEIVQMVGAFIAARKKNVPVLVDGFIVSVAALVATSLDASSRETMIFAHHSKEAGHVRALNALQATPLIDLELRLGEGTGAALAFPLVKAAAEFYNEMASFESAGVTV; this comes from the coding sequence ATGTACCCGCAGCTAGATACTCAATTCAACGAAACCATTCAGCACATCATCGACACCAAAACTAAACCCGTAGGCTCGCTTGGCCAATTAGAGAAGGTGGCTTTTCAATTGGCTCTGATTCAAAGCCAAGGTAAAGAAAGTGCGACAACGAGTATTACTTTAAATAAGCCAACCATGCTGGTATTTGCAGGTGATCACGGCATTGCTGCAGAGGGTGTGAGTATTGCACCTAGTGAAGTGACTCAGCAAATGGTGATGAATTTTTTAGCGGGAGGCGCAGCAATAAACTGTTTCTGTCGTGTTAGTGACATTGAATTGCATGTGGTCGATGCAGGCATATTGGCTCCGTTAGCCACGCCAGAATCATTTCCGTTAAGCGATAGTTATCATGAGCAGCGACTGGGTTCTGGTACCGCTAACATAGCAAAGCAAGCAGCCATGACTATTGATGACGTTAAGCAAGGCTTGAAATACGGCGCAAATATTGTGGAACACTGCGTTAACCAGGGCAGTAACTTCCTTATGTTTGGTGAAATGGGCATCGCGAATACGTCAAGTGCGACGGCTTTATTGTCGGCTGTAACACAACACCCAGTTGCTGAATGTGTGGGCGTCGGAACGGGCATTACTGATGAGCAATTGATTAAAAAAACACAGCTGATTGAACAAGGTGTTGAACGGTTTCTAAGCCTGCATGACAGAGCCAATACAGAGCAAGCTCTTGCTGAACTGGGCGGTTATGAAATTGTGCAAATGGTTGGCGCATTCATCGCTGCGCGTAAGAAGAATGTTCCTGTCTTGGTTGACGGGTTTATCGTATCTGTTGCTGCTTTAGTCGCAACGTCACTCGACGCATCGTCGAGAGAAACCATGATCTTTGCCCATCATTCAAAAGAAGCTGGGCACGTTCGCGCATTAAATGCGTTGCAGGCGACCCCTCTTATTGACCTAGAGCTAAGGTTAGGTGAGGGCACTGGCGCTGCACTGGCTTTTCCTTTAGTTAAAGCCGCCGCT